Proteins found in one Gadus macrocephalus chromosome 23, ASM3116895v1 genomic segment:
- the LOC132452391 gene encoding B-cell receptor CD22-like isoform X3, with the protein MSLRSAARGFLAFLLSVPALQGIDEWTVTYSPSNVCALRKSTVDLSCTYEYPDNVQYHPNTVYTLWFTKVSNSQPVDLRGDADYTGRVGYSCGEVRCTGSRCHGTCTLRIKELRESDSAVYKFRFTTNQPRGEYTVDPGVTLSVTDLQVKVSFPDPPDPTRAELECHSRCGLAGDPPYIWYRNEQNLRHGEKNLVQPRSGGSYSCAVEGHNLTSPFVYAPKTPSVTVSPSGEIEEGSSVTLNCSSDAKPAANYTWFKVNIDNFSRDMNHGQPLVFGHILSTDSGQYRCDAQNKLGKESVSISINVQYGPKHTSVYSSPPGEIEEGSSVTLSCSSDANPAANYTWFREHEDLVEESGQNHTITNIPPDLGGNYYCQAHNEIGRHNSPFLFIKVTSSSHTAMVAVTTSVMLLATILLLLVFLWLRRKRASRKACGQGGRPDTVEEPLPVPVYENASALTNQMVPTLGERNEEKDDDLHCASIHASRSENQEVPRWLTGSRVQSDQTDTSFYSVLNIKRLNAVPGESDQTETSEVYSNVKE; encoded by the exons cGCTTCAGGGTATTGATGAATGGACGGTTACTTACTCACCTAGTAATGTCTGCGCTTTAAGAAAATCGACGGTTGACCTCAGTTGCACTTATGAATACCCTGACAACGTACAGTACCACCCTAACACAGTCTATACACTGTGGTTTACTAAAGTATCCAACAGTCAACCTGTTGATCTGCGAGGTGATGCAGACTATACAGGTCGTGTTGGATACAGCTGTGGAGAGGTCAGATGTACCGGGTCCAGATGTCATGGAACATGTACCCTGAGAATCAAAGAACTGAGAGAGAGTGACTCTGCTGTCTACAAGTTTCGGTTCACAACAAACCAACCACGTGGGGAATATACTGTTGACCCTGGAGTGACATTATCTGTAACag ATCTCCAGGTGAAGGTGTCCTTTCCTGACCCTCCCGATCCTACCAGGGCAGAGCTGGAGTGTCACAGTAGGTGTGGTCTAGCTGGTGACCCTCCCTACATCTGGTACAGAAATGAACAGAATCTAAGACATGGAGAGAAGAACTTGGTCCAACCTCGGTCTGGAGGCAGCTATTCATGTGCTGTTGAAGGACACAATCTCACCTCTCCTTTTGTGT AcgctccaaagaccccctcagtgaccgtgagtccctctggtgaaatagaggagggcagttcagtgactctaaactgcagcagtgatgccaaacCAGCAGCTAACTACACCTGGTTCAAGGTCAATATAGATAATTTCTCCAGAGACATGAACCACGGACAACCGCTCGTCTTTGGACACATCCTGTCTACAGACTCTGGACAATATCGTTGTGACGCACAAAATAAGCTAGGGAAAGAATCAGTCTCCATCTCTATCAATGTCCAAT atggacccaaacacacatctgTGTATTCAAGTCCCCCTGGTGAAATAgaggagggcagttcagtgacgctgagctgcagcagtgatgccaacccagcagctaaCTACACCTGGTTCAGGGAACATGAAGACTTAGTGGAAGAATCGGGACAGAACCACACTATCACTAATATCCCACCTGACCTTGGAGGAAACTATTACTGCCAAGCTCATAATGAAATCGGACGTCACAATTCCCCCTTTTTATTCATTAAAG tgacatcatcatcacataCAGCAATGGTAGCTGTAACAACCAGTGTTATGTTACTGGCCACCATACTTCTCCTTCTCGTCTTCCTCTGGTTGAG AAGAAAGAGGGCCTCCAGAAAGGCATGTGGACAGGGAGGAAGGCCAGATActgtggaggag ccacttcctgttcctgtgtaTGAAAACGCCTCAGCTCTGACCAATCAAATGGTTCCTACACTTGGAGAACGAAATGAAGAGAAGGATGACGACCTTCACTGTGCCAGCATCCACGCCTCTCGCTCAGAGAACCAGGAAGTTCCTCGCTGGTTGACTGGCTCTCGTGTCCAATCAGACCAGACAGATACATCCTTTTACTCTGTGCTCAACATTAAGAGACTCAACGCTGTCCCTGG AGAAAGTGACCAGACAGAAACCTCAGAAGTTTACAGCAACGTCAAAGAATAA